A single genomic interval of Malania oleifera isolate guangnan ecotype guangnan chromosome 13, ASM2987363v1, whole genome shotgun sequence harbors:
- the LOC131146532 gene encoding calcium-dependent protein kinase 26-like, with protein sequence MAVAKSNSSSSKSLIHPCNCYRVASLNETILDSNQTSNLKDRYVLGEQLGWGQFGIIRECSDKFTGEVLACKSIAKDRLVTLDDVQSVKLEIEIMTRLSGHPNVVDLKAVYEEEDYVHLVMELCAGGELFDQLEKHGRFYESEARVLFRHLMQVVMYCHDNGVVHRDLKPENILLATKASSSPIKLADFGLATYIKPGQSLHGTVGSPFYIAPEVLAGGYNQAADVWSAGVILYILLSGMPPFWGKTKSRIFDAVRAADLQFPSDPWDRISESAKNLIRGMLCTDRSQRLTAQQVLDHLWMQGHALFPEEHCTRDGKSCGELHSGGGTFSTSLMSRNEDISFGIGTPMICDSQSPSFTCRSSFSSFLVEPSMPFLESGGFSFQSEGGSNGQELSPPVLSMPSFAFFGPDPVAEQGNEPLDFAAKISTAEAIHGDSSLGRLFMLSDSSLCIGAREIEPKGAEVKRTGGTSGSKMLGIHGKRNRTIGLGEVDQLDLMVTESVIRWASCTHLPTAPSLRSSLVC encoded by the exons ATGGCTGTTGCCAAgagcaacagcagcagcagcaaatCATTGATCCACCCATGCAATTGTTACAGAGTTGCGAGCTTGAATGAAACCATTTTGGACTCGAACCAGACTTCAAATTTAAAAGATCGGTATGTTCTTGGAGAGCAGTTGGGTTGGGGGCAGTTTGGAATTATCAGGGAATGCTCTGATAAATTTACAGGAGAAGTATTGGCATGCAAATCAATTGCTAAAGATAGATTGGTGACCCTAGATGATGTGCAGAGTGTGAAGCTTGAGATTGAAATAATGACTAGGTTATCTGGGCATCCAAACGTAGTAGATCTCAAAGCGGTTTATGAGGAGGAAGATTATGTTCATTTGGTGATGGAGCTGTGTGCTGGAGGGGAGCTTTTTGACCAGTTGGAGAAGCACGGGAGATTCTATGAGTCGGAGGCTCGGGTTCTTTTCAGGCATTTGATGCAAGTGGTGATGTATTGTCACGACAATGGTGTTGTTCATAGAGACTTGAAACCGGAAAACATCCTGTTGGCTACAAAAGCCTCCTCATCTCCAATCAAATTGGCTGATTTTGGACTGGCAACATACATCAAACCTG GACAGAGTTTACATGGGACTGTTGGGAGTCCATTTTATATAGCTCCTGAGGTATTGGCTGGGGGCTATAACCAGGCTGCTGATGTGTGGAGTGCGGGGGTTATTCTTTATATTCTTCTGAGTGGGATGCCACCATTTTGGGGGAAGACCAAGTCTCGGATCTTTGATGCTGTTAGGGCAGCTGATCTGCAGTTCCCGTCAGATCCTTGGGATCGTATATCTGAATCTGCCAAGAATTTAATTAGGGGAATGCTTTGTACAGATCGCTCACAAAGGCTCACAGCTCAGCAGGTTCTAG ATCACCTCTGGATGCAGGGCCATGCACTGTTTCCTGAGGAACATTGCACACGTGATGGAAAAAGTTGTGGAGAATTACATTCAGGTGGAGGCACATTCTCAACCTCACTCATGTCTAGGAATGAGGACATCAGCTTTGGCATTGGTACACCGATGATTTGCGATTCCCAATCACCTTCATTCACATGCAGGTCATCATTTTCTTCCTTCCTGGTGGAACCATCAATGCCTTTCTTAGAATCTGGTGGGTTTTCTTTCCAAAGTGAAGGAGGATCAAATGGCCAGGAACTCTCTCCCCCTGTTCTCTCAATGCCAAGCTTTGCATTCTTTGGCCCTGATCCTGTGGCTGAGCAAGGGAATGAGCCACTGGATTTTGCAGCGAAGATATCAACAGCAGAGGCAATTCATGGAG ATTCGAGCTTGGGAAGACTGTTTATGTTGTCGGACAGCTCTTTATGCATTGGGGCTCGAGAAATTGAACCCAAGGGTGCTGAGGTTAAAAGGACTGGAGGAACAAGTGGATCTAAGATGTTGGGCATCCATGGGAAGAGGAATCGCACAATTGGCCTTGGTGAGGTCGATCAGCTCGATCTCATGGTGACTGAGTCAGTTATCCGTTGGGCATCATGCACGCATCTTCCTACTGCCCCTTCTCTGAGGTCTTCTCTTGTATGCTAG